One genomic segment of Echeneis naucrates chromosome 18, fEcheNa1.1, whole genome shotgun sequence includes these proteins:
- the bmp15 gene encoding bone morphogenetic protein 15, which translates to MLSLYRSAAGPEGRPKQHRKFGSNTVRLLRPSASSVHYLPASGDHHYTFTVKYNLDVLPSEQLIRVSFVHLRSSSSPSSSSTATSSAARAVEPPPRCRAQITSLGPESLVTMEPHEQWTETDITEHVAGDVLQRKDQGAEAHLTLTAKYWCSEADSSFWGWWTRFSGRRKEDAHLEVPSLLLYLEEEREVKDWMGELLGAEGEDIMERIGHPSRRRRRSKDSSDAKDSSLDVLKNAPTSSSSFSTSHSGSIISEIPNYKRKTSTPKNRCKLHSFRLSFDELGWGHYFIAPPVYNPRFCQGDCPRVLHYGYNSPNHAIIQTVINDLGVGDVPPPSCVPYKYMPMSVLVVDKKKVEYKELEDMVAESCTCR; encoded by the exons ATGCTCAGTCTGTACCGGAGCGCCGCCGGACCGGAGGGAAGACCCAAACAGCACCGGAAGTTCGGCTCCAACACGGTCCGGCTGCTGAGACCTTCGGCCTCCTCGGTTCACTATCTGCCGGCGTCCGGAG ACCATCACTACACCTTCACAGTGAAGTACAACCTGGACGTGCTTCCGTCGGAGCAGCTGATCAGAGTTTCCTTCGTCCACCTCAGatcttcatcttctccctcctcctcttctaccGCGACGTCGAGCGCCGCCCGGGCCGTCGAGCCACCCCCCCGCTGCAGAGCTCAGATCACCTCGCTCGGCCCGGAGAGCCTGGTCACCATGGAGCCGCACGAGCAGTGGACAGAGACGGACATCACGGAGCACGTCGCCGGGGACGTCCTGCAGAGGAAGGACCAGGGCGCCGAGGCACACCTGACACTCACCGCCAAGTACTGGTGCTCCgaggcagacagcagcttcTGGGGGTGGTGGACCCGTTTTAGTGGGAGACGGAAAGAGGACGCTCACCTGGAAGTGCCGTCTCTTCTTCTGTACttggaagaggagagggaggtgaAGGACTGGATGGGGGAGCTGTTGGGGGCTGAGGGGGAAGACATCATGGAACGAATAGGGCACCCATCACGCCGCCGCCGTCGCTCCAAAGACTCGTCGGATGCAAAAGATTCTTCGCTGGACGTTCTGAAAAATGcccccacttcctcctcctctttctccacctcCCACTCTGGTTCCATCATCTCGGAAATCCCCAACTACAAACGCAAAACCAGCACACCCAAGAACCGCTGCAAGCTCCACTCGTTCCGCCTCTCCTTCGACGAGCTGGGCTGGGGTCACTACTTCATCGCCCCGCCGGTGTACAACCCTCGGTTCTGTCAGGGCGACTGCCCGAGGGTGCTCCACTACGGCTACAACTCCCCCAACCACgccatcatccagaccgtcatCAACGACCTGGGGGTCGGAGACGTCCCCCCTCCGTCCTGCGTGCCGTACAAGTACATGCCCATGAGCGTTCTGGTTGTGGACAAGAAGAAGGTGGAGTACAAGGAGCTGGAGGACATGGTGGCCGAATCGTGCACGTGTCGCTAA
- the leap2 gene encoding liver-expressed antimicrobial peptide 2 yields MQERLLGGQKKAAVALCLVLLVLIQQVCAAPLDSQVQPSGGRGVQALRRTARMTPLWRIMNSKPFGAYCQNNYECSTGLCRAGHCSTSQRPLSEPVNY; encoded by the exons ATGCAGGAGAGACTTTTGGGTGGCCAGAAGAAGGCAGCGGTGGCGCTGTGTTTGGTGCTGTTAGTGCTGATTCAGCAG GTGTGTGCAGCACCGCTGGACTCCCAGGTGCAGCCCAGCGGGGGACGTGGCGTCCAGGCCCTGAGGAGGACCGCCCGGATGACCCCGCTGTGGAGGATCATGAACAGTAAACCGTTTGGAGCTTACTGCCAAAACAACTACGAGTGTTCGACGGGACTCTGCAG GGCAGGACACTGTTCCACCTCCCAGCGTCCCCTCTCAGAGCCCGTCAATTACTAG